The Flavobacterium sp. HJ-32-4 genome contains a region encoding:
- a CDS encoding thioredoxin family protein — MKTPVLLFITLAASTMMQAQSWGSDVDRAIRDASRQGKKVLLYFTLSEGCENCTKLDTVVFDSPEFREAAGDYVLVKMDFAQNAADKVSDAQADRNLLLVERYNKDGFFPYVVVLGKDGKTLGKTGIYKDQSPRDFIQQLGVMGRRSYAAK; from the coding sequence ATGAAAACGCCTGTACTTTTATTCATTACACTTGCGGCCTCCACCATGATGCAGGCGCAATCCTGGGGTTCCGACGTAGATCGTGCCATTCGCGATGCGTCCCGCCAAGGCAAGAAAGTGTTGTTGTATTTCACCCTTTCCGAAGGCTGTGAGAACTGCACCAAACTCGATACCGTGGTATTCGATTCGCCCGAGTTCCGGGAAGCAGCCGGCGACTATGTATTGGTAAAGATGGATTTCGCCCAGAACGCCGCGGATAAAGTGAGTGACGCCCAGGCGGATCGCAACCTGCTGTTGGTAGAACGCTATAATAAGGATGGATTTTTCCCGTACGTCGTTGTATTGGGAAAAGACGGGAAGACACTCGGGAAAACCGGCATCTACAAAGACCAGTCGCCCCGTGATTTCATCCAGCAACTGGGCGTGATGGGACGACGGTCCTACGCCGCAAAATGA
- a CDS encoding DUF4846 domain-containing protein: MTKWLLLLCVLTCNVNDTVSERFSPPLGYKRVGAPAGSFAQFLRQLPLKPKGSAVLYYDGTPKANDGVYAAVIDLPIGKRDLHQCADAVMRLRADYFFSQGRYDEIHFNFTNGFRADYSRWRKGERIAVKGNRVSWQKTAQPSDSRGSYWKYLEAVFMYAGTASLSKELKSVPLSDLAPGDVFIKGGFPGHAVIVLDVAINTSGRKMFLLAQSYMPAQEAQVLYNPQSKTGSAWYPDDFGETLVTPEWTFRSTDLKRF, encoded by the coding sequence ATGACGAAGTGGCTGCTCCTTTTATGTGTCCTAACGTGTAATGTCAACGACACCGTATCGGAGCGTTTTTCACCGCCATTAGGCTATAAAAGGGTAGGGGCGCCCGCCGGTTCCTTCGCCCAGTTTCTCCGACAGTTACCGTTAAAGCCCAAAGGCAGCGCGGTACTGTATTATGACGGAACCCCAAAAGCCAACGATGGCGTGTATGCCGCGGTTATCGACCTTCCCATCGGCAAACGCGACCTCCACCAGTGTGCCGATGCCGTGATGCGCCTCCGTGCCGATTACTTCTTTTCGCAAGGCCGCTACGACGAGATCCATTTCAATTTCACCAACGGTTTCCGCGCCGACTACAGCCGTTGGCGTAAGGGCGAACGCATCGCGGTGAAAGGCAATCGCGTCTCGTGGCAGAAAACAGCCCAGCCGTCCGACAGCCGCGGCAGCTATTGGAAGTACCTCGAAGCCGTTTTTATGTATGCCGGAACCGCTTCCCTGTCAAAAGAACTGAAGTCAGTACCCCTTTCCGACCTGGCACCCGGCGATGTCTTCATCAAAGGTGGCTTTCCGGGTCATGCCGTGATCGTGCTCGATGTAGCAATAAATACATCCGGGCGCAAGATGTTCCTGCTGGCGCAAAGCTACATGCCGGCCCAGGAGGCCCAGGTGCTCTACAATCCGCAGTCCAAAACCGGAAGCGCCTGGTATCCGGATGATTTTGGTGAAACCCTCGTCACCCCGGAATGGACCTTCCGTTCTACCGACCTAAAACGTTTCTGA
- a CDS encoding M17 family metallopeptidase: MKITTHEQLDLQFTGTLLIPVFETNEKSLVPIEFHGVSIPADVFYGKKDTSYLAAKYDSLHLFIGLGKEARFKDVRTMFRRVISRNPELLKGDVALVLPDGLNDSQVLGIFAGIVLGTYNPGHFRKPKNHPFEADFHLTVIAKKDYASLAEKARKIASAQLEILKLVDLPPNVVNPTYLAQWARETGERFGFSTTVLDREAATAAKLDAFLSVGQGSANEPQFIIMEYTPPTANDKTRHIGLVGKGITFDSGGLNIKTAGMVFMKSDMAGGAAVLGTMRLVADLQLPVKVTAIVPACENAIGKSAFRPGDVIGSYSGHSIEVIDTDAEGRLILADGLSYLLKNYKPDTVVDIATLTGSSVATFGYECGALFTNNVELEMELRGAGETTGERIWPLPLWDAYKPDIDSDIADVKNYHGKPTAGAITAAKFLEFFTEGHSAWAHLDIAGVAFGDDEFGKSKHATAYGVQLLTTFIENHGYGGA; this comes from the coding sequence ATGAAGATCACGACACACGAACAACTTGACCTGCAATTCACGGGCACACTGCTCATCCCGGTGTTTGAAACGAATGAGAAAAGCCTCGTTCCGATTGAATTCCATGGCGTCAGCATTCCCGCCGATGTGTTTTACGGCAAAAAAGATACGTCCTATCTGGCGGCCAAATACGATTCCCTGCACCTCTTTATCGGTTTGGGAAAAGAGGCCCGCTTTAAAGACGTGCGTACCATGTTCCGACGGGTGATCTCCCGAAATCCCGAATTGCTCAAAGGAGACGTAGCACTCGTATTGCCTGACGGTTTGAACGACAGCCAGGTGCTGGGCATCTTTGCAGGCATTGTATTGGGCACCTACAACCCCGGGCATTTCCGCAAACCGAAAAACCATCCGTTTGAAGCCGATTTCCACCTGACGGTCATCGCTAAAAAAGACTATGCTTCCCTTGCCGAAAAGGCCCGCAAAATAGCCTCCGCCCAACTCGAGATACTCAAATTGGTCGACCTGCCTCCTAATGTCGTAAATCCGACCTACCTGGCCCAATGGGCACGGGAAACGGGTGAACGCTTCGGGTTCAGTACCACCGTACTTGACCGCGAGGCAGCCACGGCAGCAAAACTCGACGCCTTCCTATCCGTGGGGCAGGGTAGCGCGAACGAACCGCAGTTCATTATAATGGAATATACGCCCCCGACTGCGAACGACAAAACCCGTCATATCGGTCTGGTAGGGAAGGGGATTACATTTGACAGCGGCGGACTCAATATCAAGACAGCCGGAATGGTGTTCATGAAATCGGATATGGCCGGCGGCGCTGCGGTGCTGGGAACGATGCGTCTGGTGGCCGACTTGCAGCTTCCCGTAAAGGTCACGGCCATCGTACCGGCTTGTGAGAATGCGATTGGGAAGTCGGCTTTTCGTCCGGGCGACGTCATTGGCAGCTACAGCGGGCATTCCATCGAAGTAATCGATACCGATGCGGAAGGACGCCTGATCCTGGCCGACGGATTGTCGTATCTCCTTAAGAACTACAAACCCGACACGGTCGTGGATATCGCTACCCTCACCGGCAGCAGCGTCGCCACGTTTGGCTACGAATGCGGTGCGCTGTTCACGAACAACGTCGAACTCGAAATGGAGCTCCGCGGTGCAGGCGAAACCACAGGCGAGCGGATATGGCCCCTGCCGTTGTGGGACGCGTACAAACCCGACATCGACAGCGACATTGCCGATGTGAAGAATTACCACGGCAAACCCACAGCCGGTGCCATCACGGCAGCCAAGTTTCTTGAGTTCTTTACGGAAGGCCACTCGGCCTGGGCGCACCTCGATATCGCCGGGGTTGCGTTTGGCGACGACGAGTTCGGCAAAAGCAAGCACGCCACGGCATACGGCGTACAATTATTAACTACATTTATCGAAAATCACGGATATGGCGGCGCATAA
- the tilS gene encoding tRNA lysidine(34) synthetase TilS: MLSAFRQHLQRRFPFLEGKRLLLAVSGGVDSMVMAVLSHDAGLDIGIAHCNFSLRGADSDDDADFVRRFAEDRQLPFYLQRFDTKAFASDYGLSTQVAARQLRYDWFAELAAREGYDYILTAHHADDNLETFLIHLTRGTGLDGFTGIPAQNGNIIRPMLPFSREDIEAFAREHNVTWREDASNATDVYLRNTIRHNLAPVLKSLNPSFLSSFADTLAHLTQAQSLVDDAARIVYRKVVTDDGDRKIIALAELKRLPNADAYLYQWLKPLGFTAWPDIYRLVDAPSGKYVLVPGFRLLKDRDVLIVTPAPSAAPEVSISENITTVDNPVKLLFTRVDSVGERSNTSIFVDRSRLRWPLTLRRWTEGDVLYPLGMEGRKKVSKYFKDEKFSLVDKEETRLLLSGNDLVWIVGHRQDARFAADETTRDILKISYLPNE; encoded by the coding sequence ATGTTGTCAGCCTTCCGCCAGCACCTCCAGAGACGGTTTCCTTTTTTGGAAGGGAAGCGATTGCTTTTGGCGGTATCGGGAGGTGTCGATTCCATGGTCATGGCCGTTTTATCACATGATGCCGGCCTTGACATCGGGATTGCGCATTGCAATTTCTCCTTAAGGGGCGCTGACAGCGACGACGATGCTGACTTCGTCAGGCGATTCGCCGAAGACCGACAGCTTCCTTTTTACCTCCAACGATTCGATACGAAGGCCTTCGCCTCCGACTACGGATTGTCGACCCAGGTGGCAGCGCGCCAGTTGCGATACGACTGGTTTGCGGAGTTGGCCGCACGGGAAGGCTACGATTACATCCTTACCGCCCATCACGCCGACGACAATCTGGAAACTTTTTTGATCCATTTGACGCGGGGCACCGGTTTGGACGGATTTACCGGCATTCCGGCCCAGAACGGAAACATTATCCGTCCGATGCTGCCGTTTTCACGGGAAGACATCGAAGCATTCGCCCGGGAACATAACGTAACCTGGCGGGAAGATGCGAGCAATGCCACCGATGTATACCTTCGAAATACCATCCGTCACAACCTGGCGCCGGTACTCAAGTCGCTGAATCCTTCGTTTCTCTCCTCGTTTGCCGATACGCTCGCGCATTTGACGCAGGCCCAGTCGCTTGTGGATGACGCCGCCCGTATCGTCTACCGAAAAGTGGTGACCGATGATGGCGACCGGAAGATCATTGCCCTCGCCGAACTGAAACGGTTGCCGAATGCCGATGCCTATCTCTACCAATGGCTCAAACCGCTGGGCTTTACGGCCTGGCCGGATATTTACCGTTTGGTCGACGCGCCTTCCGGAAAATACGTCCTGGTACCGGGGTTTCGGTTGTTGAAAGACCGCGATGTGCTGATCGTCACACCGGCACCGTCAGCCGCACCTGAAGTGTCGATCAGTGAAAATATCACAACGGTCGACAATCCTGTTAAACTATTGTTTACGCGGGTCGATTCGGTGGGCGAACGGTCAAATACGAGTATATTTGTCGACCGGTCGCGGTTACGTTGGCCGCTGACGCTCAGGCGATGGACCGAAGGCGATGTGTTGTATCCGTTGGGGATGGAAGGACGTAAGAAAGTCAGCAAGTACTTCAAAGACGAGAAGTTCTCGCTGGTTGATAAAGAGGAAACAAGGCTGCTGCTTTCGGGAAACGATCTCGTCTGGATTGTCGGCCACCGTCAGGATGCGCGCTTTGCCGCCGACGAAACCACCCGTGATATTTTGAAAATTTCATACCTACCCAATGAATAG
- a CDS encoding alpha/beta hydrolase — MKTAKNKPSSAPDELDEPQLNIVLTTDEDDIRPVYISGNFNNWHTQDERFQMERIENGLYHFRFPDDFAYPDELLYKFTKGDWSEVEIDRYGNRTENRSCRQHQGVRREHVDKWRKNWLPFRNHFLPKVELISDQFDMPQLGKKRRVWALLPHDYETSTETYPVMYLHDAQNLFNEQAKYGNWEIDKKLAVMSEYKIGKIIVVAVEHAEQDRIKEYNVGKTVLGAGDGKKYIRFITETLKPYIDKRYRTKPEQEYTGIGGSSMGGLVSIFAGIMYPEVYGKLMIFSPSLWVVPKINFSELDFFEPHDMKIYLYAGGDESATMVRHVKRFQKNMTENSELERHIRIKLSINMFGKHNETFWSDEFPKAIEWLFFSTRD, encoded by the coding sequence ATGAAGACCGCCAAAAACAAGCCCTCGTCAGCACCCGACGAACTCGACGAACCCCAACTGAACATCGTATTGACGACCGATGAGGACGACATCCGTCCGGTCTACATATCCGGTAACTTCAATAACTGGCACACCCAGGACGAGCGCTTCCAGATGGAACGCATCGAAAACGGCCTTTACCACTTCCGCTTCCCCGACGATTTTGCCTATCCGGATGAATTGCTTTACAAATTCACCAAAGGCGACTGGAGTGAAGTGGAAATCGACCGCTATGGCAACCGTACCGAAAACCGGTCGTGTCGCCAGCACCAGGGCGTCCGCCGCGAACACGTCGACAAATGGCGGAAGAACTGGTTGCCGTTCCGCAATCATTTCCTGCCGAAAGTCGAGTTGATCTCCGACCAGTTCGACATGCCGCAACTCGGGAAGAAACGCCGCGTGTGGGCCTTATTGCCGCACGACTACGAAACGTCGACCGAAACCTATCCGGTCATGTACCTGCACGATGCCCAGAACCTGTTCAACGAGCAGGCAAAGTACGGTAACTGGGAAATCGACAAAAAGCTCGCGGTCATGTCGGAGTATAAAATCGGCAAGATCATCGTGGTCGCCGTCGAACATGCCGAACAGGACCGCATTAAAGAATATAACGTTGGAAAGACCGTGTTGGGCGCGGGCGATGGAAAGAAATACATCCGCTTCATCACCGAGACGCTCAAGCCGTATATCGATAAACGCTACCGCACCAAACCCGAACAGGAATACACCGGCATCGGAGGAAGTTCGATGGGTGGACTCGTAAGTATCTTCGCCGGGATCATGTATCCGGAAGTGTATGGTAAGTTGATGATTTTTTCGCCTTCCCTTTGGGTCGTCCCGAAAATCAATTTCTCCGAACTCGATTTCTTCGAGCCACACGACATGAAGATTTACCTGTATGCCGGCGGCGACGAAAGTGCGACCATGGTACGCCACGTCAAGCGGTTCCAGAAGAACATGACCGAGAATTCGGAACTCGAACGCCACATCCGGATCAAACTGAGCATCAACATGTTCGGTAAGCACAATGAAACCTTTTGGAGCGACGAGTTCCCGAAAGCCATCGAATGGTTGTTTTTTAGCACTAGAGACTAA
- a CDS encoding acetyl-CoA carboxylase biotin carboxylase subunit family protein, protein MAAHKTFVCISNYFKGSAFLVNLKKKGNTVFLVTSEKLRDKPWPFEYIDEIFFMEGQDTDWNLEHLFLGVSNLMRNHKVDAIVALDDFDVEKATYLRENLRIDGMGQTTGRYFRDKLAMRMRAKSCGISNPKFCALFNDHEVNDFADSVPAPWVLKPRSEASASGIIKVYDKESLWRHITELGNNRFKYLVEQFRPGDVYHVDSLILDGKIQFVVSSRYLATPMEISQGGGIFRSANVPYDSDDDKALKKINAEVIKGFGLKHGAAHSEYIKCKEDGKFYFLETSSRVGGAHLAEMVEAASGINLWAEWAAIEDSLVKGTEYKLPKVQKGYAGIVLTLSKFEHPDLSSFDDPEVWFRVPLEYHAGLIVKSDSHERVLELLDKYADRLVRDYATVVAQAQVKNLH, encoded by the coding sequence ATGGCGGCGCATAAAACCTTCGTTTGCATCTCGAATTATTTCAAAGGTTCGGCCTTCCTGGTCAACCTTAAAAAGAAAGGAAACACCGTTTTTCTCGTAACCTCGGAAAAACTGCGTGACAAACCCTGGCCTTTCGAATATATCGATGAGATTTTCTTTATGGAAGGACAGGACACCGACTGGAACCTTGAACACCTCTTCCTCGGCGTCAGCAACCTCATGCGGAACCACAAGGTCGACGCCATCGTCGCACTGGATGATTTTGACGTAGAGAAAGCTACTTACCTGCGTGAGAACCTCCGCATCGACGGCATGGGCCAGACAACCGGACGGTATTTCCGCGACAAACTCGCCATGCGCATGCGGGCGAAAAGCTGCGGTATTTCCAATCCGAAGTTCTGTGCGCTGTTCAACGACCACGAAGTGAACGACTTTGCCGATAGCGTACCCGCGCCATGGGTGCTGAAACCCCGTTCGGAAGCGTCGGCGTCGGGCATCATCAAGGTCTACGACAAAGAAAGCCTGTGGCGGCATATTACCGAGTTGGGTAACAACCGCTTTAAATACCTCGTAGAACAATTCCGCCCGGGCGACGTTTACCACGTCGATTCGCTGATCCTCGACGGGAAGATCCAGTTTGTGGTTTCGTCGCGTTATCTGGCGACCCCGATGGAAATCTCCCAGGGAGGCGGCATCTTCCGTTCGGCCAACGTGCCCTACGATTCGGATGACGACAAAGCCCTCAAAAAGATCAACGCCGAGGTGATCAAAGGTTTCGGCCTCAAGCACGGCGCCGCGCATTCTGAATACATCAAGTGTAAAGAAGACGGTAAGTTTTACTTCCTCGAAACCTCGTCGCGGGTAGGAGGGGCGCACCTCGCGGAAATGGTCGAAGCTGCGTCAGGTATCAACCTTTGGGCCGAATGGGCTGCCATCGAGGATTCACTCGTCAAAGGAACCGAATACAAATTGCCGAAAGTGCAGAAAGGCTACGCGGGCATCGTCCTGACCTTGTCGAAGTTCGAGCATCCCGACCTGTCGTCGTTCGATGATCCGGAAGTGTGGTTCCGGGTGCCATTGGAATACCATGCCGGACTTATCGTAAAATCAGATTCCCACGAAAGGGTGTTGGAACTACTCGATAAATACGCGGACCGACTGGTTCGGGACTATGCGACTGTGGTGGCGCAGGCACAGGTAAAGAACCTCCACTAA
- a CDS encoding M15 family metallopeptidase has protein sequence MFHWLALLLALCQNPTTPVPVQRLIDAYPESIVGYKDNQLLFRDGTTLMYDDGKKKTAEECLDHPDIEDMFRYAYPIDGKTRNDAGRIRNDAFFRTLYGDSKAEVERQLVTIDWCPKLVGARIRVTKAQGVDQAFRRLSAELDRHPEFKPYLIGIAGTFNWRPIAGTRRLSAHSFGMTIDLSVAYSHYWQWECKCQDEKRVPPYRNKIPLALVAIFEKHGFIWGGRWTHFDTMHFEYRPELLSRN, from the coding sequence ATGTTCCACTGGCTGGCCCTCCTGCTGGCGCTCTGCCAAAATCCCACGACGCCAGTGCCCGTGCAGCGACTCATCGATGCCTATCCCGAATCGATAGTGGGATACAAAGACAACCAATTGCTGTTTCGCGATGGTACTACGCTCATGTATGACGACGGAAAGAAGAAGACAGCCGAAGAATGCCTCGACCATCCGGATATAGAAGACATGTTTCGGTATGCCTATCCCATCGACGGCAAAACCCGTAACGACGCGGGCCGCATCCGCAACGACGCCTTTTTCCGTACACTATACGGAGATTCCAAAGCGGAAGTAGAGCGGCAACTGGTCACTATCGACTGGTGCCCTAAATTGGTGGGCGCCCGCATCCGGGTAACGAAGGCACAAGGCGTCGACCAGGCCTTTCGGAGGCTTTCGGCGGAGTTAGACCGGCATCCGGAATTCAAACCCTATCTCATCGGAATAGCCGGTACTTTCAACTGGCGTCCCATTGCCGGTACCCGTCGCCTCAGCGCGCACAGTTTCGGAATGACCATCGACCTGTCTGTGGCCTATTCCCATTATTGGCAATGGGAATGTAAATGCCAGGACGAGAAGCGTGTACCGCCATACCGCAACAAGATTCCTCTGGCGCTGGTCGCGATTTTTGAGAAGCACGGCTTCATTTGGGGCGGCCGTTGGACACACTTTGATACCATGCATTTCGAATACCGCCCCGAGCTATTGTCCCGTAATTAA